In a genomic window of Flavobacterium lipolyticum:
- a CDS encoding SusC/RagA family TonB-linked outer membrane protein, producing the protein MKRTLFLFLLLTTCKVMYGQDIITVKGVVTDAQNMPMPGATVSEKGTKNTTVTAMDGDYQIKVKSNAILVFSFIGTKTKEEPVKNRTLINTKLLDDANNLDEVVVVGYGTKARKDLTGAISSVKGQELAKIPVQNVAQALQGRIAGMQVTMSDGTPGSEPSLRIRGGTSITQSNEPLYVVDGVAQTGGLSFLDPMDIESIDVLKDASSTSIYGAQGANGVVLVTTKKAKGGKLTLSYDTYAGIKTIAKTLPVMNPYQYTQLLYESATDDARMQKFVSAFGTYDQLEGLYKDRQGINWQDEVFGNAVESQYHKLSISGGENDTKYNAFYSVNNDQGIMLGSGSVKNIAKLNVTNSISKKVTVTAIVNYSNQKVTGLSTNDGGNARLSMLQNLLQYRPTIGKTGSDEDLKTLTVDPLDNQDSPTFQSPLITIDSQKREAITRAINMSLQLQYNITPNLIYRGLISYTDNSMKSKYFNDSRGIQAIRSGGANGGVTHNIGTRLNYNNVLTYSKTFNKKHKFDASLGQEYIYNYTEGITASATAFPDVNLGWDKLQLGTIAGIPTSYAEDDKIISFFGRANYSYKNKYLLAATLRADGSSKFGTENQWGYFPSVSAAWRIIEEPFMDKLPAFSDLKLRLSYGEAGNNRIANYAALGIFNSGSYPLNNQMNITAFQNNLPNPFLKWEATKSANIGFDIGFFKQRIALTTELYENRSKDLLYNTRVPASSGFKKQFQNIGATSNRGIEFTLNAVNVKTNSFNWSTTFNIAFNKTKVLSLSEGENSLITNSYTDRNDYILQVGKPVGVMYGYVRDGLYQVNDFNYNATTSTYTLKPGVVSDNIVAQPGFIKFKDISGPNGTPDGVINDLDRTVIGDANPKYTGGLNNTFSYKGIDLSVFLDFTVGNDIYNANVLNNSRLNLDNLNTLAIYTDRWTTINAAGQRVTDPTELAALNEGKTNPAFNGNATGRLYSDIIEDGSFLRINNISLGYTLPKEWLKKSKISNLRIYFTAYNLYVFTKYSGYDPEVNVLNNAITRGVDFSAYPRSKSFITGLNISL; encoded by the coding sequence ATGAAAAGGACTCTATTTTTATTTTTGCTGCTTACCACCTGCAAAGTGATGTACGGGCAGGATATTATTACTGTAAAAGGGGTGGTAACCGATGCTCAGAACATGCCTATGCCGGGAGCAACTGTTTCTGAAAAAGGAACCAAAAACACCACTGTTACTGCTATGGACGGTGATTATCAAATTAAGGTAAAATCAAATGCTATTTTAGTTTTTTCGTTCATCGGAACTAAAACTAAAGAAGAACCTGTTAAAAACAGAACGCTTATCAATACTAAATTACTCGATGACGCCAATAATCTGGATGAGGTAGTTGTAGTAGGGTACGGAACCAAAGCGAGAAAAGATCTTACAGGAGCCATCTCTTCTGTTAAGGGACAGGAACTCGCTAAAATTCCGGTTCAAAATGTGGCACAGGCATTACAAGGCCGTATTGCCGGTATGCAGGTGACCATGTCCGACGGTACACCCGGATCTGAACCGTCCCTTAGAATTAGGGGCGGAACTTCGATTACTCAAAGTAATGAACCTTTGTATGTCGTTGACGGTGTAGCTCAAACCGGAGGATTAAGCTTTTTAGATCCGATGGATATTGAATCAATCGATGTACTAAAAGATGCTTCTTCAACTTCTATTTATGGTGCCCAAGGCGCTAACGGAGTTGTACTGGTAACCACCAAAAAAGCAAAGGGAGGAAAACTCACTTTAAGTTATGACACTTATGCCGGGATCAAGACTATTGCCAAAACCCTTCCGGTGATGAATCCTTACCAATACACCCAATTACTTTATGAATCAGCGACTGATGATGCCAGAATGCAGAAGTTTGTGAGTGCTTTTGGAACTTATGATCAGCTTGAAGGCCTTTACAAAGACCGACAAGGCATCAACTGGCAGGATGAGGTTTTTGGAAATGCCGTGGAAAGTCAATACCACAAGCTAAGCATCAGCGGAGGTGAAAATGATACCAAATACAATGCCTTCTACTCGGTGAATAACGATCAGGGCATTATGCTGGGAAGCGGATCGGTAAAAAATATCGCAAAACTAAACGTAACCAATTCGATCAGCAAAAAGGTTACGGTTACCGCAATTGTAAACTACTCCAATCAAAAAGTAACCGGATTATCAACAAATGATGGTGGAAATGCACGTTTGAGTATGCTGCAAAACTTGTTACAGTACAGGCCGACCATTGGAAAAACGGGATCAGATGAAGATCTTAAAACCTTAACCGTAGATCCGTTGGACAATCAGGATTCTCCAACATTCCAGAGTCCGTTGATTACCATCGACAGTCAAAAAAGAGAGGCCATTACCAGAGCCATCAACATGAGTTTGCAGCTGCAATACAACATCACGCCAAACTTAATCTATCGTGGATTAATCAGTTATACCGACAATAGCATGAAGAGCAAATATTTTAACGATTCAAGAGGTATACAAGCCATCAGAAGTGGTGGTGCCAATGGCGGAGTGACACACAATATTGGTACCCGATTAAATTACAACAACGTTCTGACGTACAGTAAGACTTTTAACAAAAAGCATAAATTTGATGCTTCTCTCGGACAAGAGTACATCTACAATTATACAGAAGGAATTACTGCTTCGGCTACCGCTTTTCCTGATGTTAATCTGGGCTGGGATAAACTACAACTGGGCACCATTGCCGGAATTCCGACAAGCTATGCAGAAGATGATAAAATAATATCTTTTTTTGGAAGAGCCAACTACTCGTACAAAAACAAATATTTACTGGCTGCCACTTTAAGAGCAGACGGGTCTTCTAAATTTGGCACAGAAAATCAGTGGGGATACTTCCCTTCCGTTTCAGCTGCCTGGAGAATTATCGAAGAACCTTTTATGGATAAATTACCTGCTTTTTCTGACTTAAAACTTCGTTTGAGTTATGGGGAAGCCGGAAATAATCGAATTGCCAATTATGCTGCTTTGGGTATTTTTAATTCAGGGTCTTATCCTTTGAACAATCAAATGAATATCACGGCATTTCAGAACAATCTTCCAAATCCCTTTTTAAAATGGGAGGCTACAAAATCGGCTAACATTGGTTTTGACATTGGTTTCTTTAAACAAAGAATCGCGCTTACCACAGAGTTATACGAAAACCGTTCTAAGGATTTACTGTACAATACCCGTGTGCCGGCAAGTTCAGGTTTCAAAAAACAATTTCAAAACATCGGAGCCACCTCCAATCGCGGAATCGAATTTACGCTGAACGCGGTAAACGTAAAAACCAATAGTTTTAACTGGAGTACAACTTTCAACATTGCTTTTAACAAAACTAAAGTACTAAGTTTGAGTGAAGGCGAAAATTCGTTGATCACCAATAGTTATACCGATCGAAACGACTACATTTTGCAGGTTGGAAAACCGGTGGGCGTCATGTACGGTTATGTAAGAGACGGATTGTATCAGGTAAACGATTTTAATTACAATGCAACAACTAGCACGTACACCCTTAAACCAGGTGTAGTAAGCGACAATATCGTTGCACAACCCGGTTTTATCAAATTTAAAGACATCAGCGGTCCTAATGGTACACCGGATGGTGTAATTAATGATTTAGACCGAACTGTCATTGGAGATGCCAATCCTAAATATACAGGAGGTCTTAACAACACCTTTAGCTACAAAGGAATTGATTTGAGCGTATTCCTTGATTTTACGGTAGGAAATGACATTTATAATGCCAACGTATTAAACAATTCAAGACTGAATCTCGACAACTTAAACACACTGGCGATTTATACAGACAGATGGACAACCATTAACGCAGCAGGACAACGTGTAACTGATCCTACTGAACTGGCTGCGCTTAACGAAGGCAAAACCAATCCTGCCTTTAACGGAAACGCTACCGGACGTTTGTACAGCGATATTATTGAGGATGGCTCGTTTTTAAGAATCAACAACATCAGTCTCGGGTACACCTTGCCAAAAGAATGGCTTAAAAAATCTAAAATCTCAAATTTGAGGATTTATTTTACCGCTTACAATCTGTACGTATTCACTAAATATTCGGGCTACGATCCTGAGGTAAATGTACTCAACAATGCCATAACCCGCGGAGTCGATTTTAGTGCTTACCCTAGAAGTAAATCGTTTATCACAGGACTAAATATTTCGCTATAA
- a CDS encoding RagB/SusD family nutrient uptake outer membrane protein — translation MKNNIFSRKTLIAAGIACLLLPLHSCEKELEVTPYSYFTTANFFSNANEANMATLGVYESMSSLDSYGWNISLVFDADTDIEQMTGIGADDWRTIAHYQGISQTNMFYTVWSKLYEGIDRANVVIERIPQMELFSNGNAAQKEQLNRYLGEAKFLRGFYYSELVRLWGDVPFKTKSSQSGDNLKGGLVNRQEIYTQIIKDMTEASLVLPEQLPTDERINKWGAKAMLARVALFAGGNSLSADGTMKRPANYKDYYKLAQQQINDVMAQNPYKLNPSYAKVFKNQCQHVLEPTENIFQVAFYNPSGNIGNASWVGNFNGPATAAGFYPSNISRCLVPKPFYNSFNAADQRRDFSIATYSINNLGNKLPLLTTNQDERWTVGKWSREYQTNATAERVYTHINWVIMRYSDLLLMRAEVENELNEGPNTIAYDAINQVRKRAFGADIQGSRIAVDLKTKGSGYTNAANVLIQITGGGGTDAAAAVITLSAGGVNTIGMLRSGDGYTTVPTVTITSTDGKGTGATATARLLTKPTTTEMSLPAGLNKDNFLKAVQQERAWELSGEGMRRADLIRWGILGDKLIETSAAVKQIRSTYFFPAITNFVAGKHELYPYPQNETDVNKNITRQNPKY, via the coding sequence ATGAAAAACAATATATTTTCCCGCAAAACACTTATAGCAGCCGGTATTGCCTGCCTCTTATTACCTCTTCATTCCTGCGAAAAAGAACTGGAAGTTACCCCCTATTCTTACTTTACCACTGCCAACTTTTTCTCGAATGCAAACGAAGCCAATATGGCTACCCTTGGCGTTTACGAATCTATGTCGTCACTGGACAGCTATGGTTGGAACATTTCCTTAGTTTTTGATGCTGATACCGATATCGAACAAATGACCGGAATTGGTGCTGATGACTGGAGAACCATAGCACACTATCAGGGAATTTCTCAAACGAATATGTTTTACACCGTTTGGAGTAAATTGTATGAAGGAATAGACAGAGCCAATGTAGTAATCGAACGCATTCCTCAAATGGAGCTCTTTTCAAATGGAAATGCTGCCCAAAAAGAACAGCTAAACCGCTACTTGGGTGAAGCAAAATTCCTTCGTGGTTTCTATTATTCAGAACTTGTACGTTTATGGGGAGACGTGCCTTTTAAAACAAAAAGTTCACAATCTGGAGACAATCTAAAAGGAGGTCTGGTAAACCGTCAGGAAATTTACACCCAGATCATCAAAGACATGACCGAAGCATCGCTTGTGCTTCCGGAGCAGCTGCCTACAGACGAACGTATCAACAAATGGGGAGCCAAAGCCATGTTGGCCAGAGTGGCACTTTTTGCCGGAGGTAACTCTTTAAGTGCAGACGGAACGATGAAACGTCCTGCAAACTATAAAGACTATTACAAACTGGCGCAGCAACAGATTAATGATGTTATGGCACAAAATCCGTATAAACTAAACCCGTCTTATGCTAAAGTATTTAAAAACCAGTGTCAGCATGTATTAGAACCTACAGAGAATATTTTTCAGGTTGCTTTCTATAATCCGTCAGGAAACATAGGAAATGCCTCCTGGGTAGGAAACTTCAACGGTCCGGCTACAGCCGCTGGTTTCTATCCATCCAATATTTCGAGATGTTTAGTTCCAAAACCATTTTACAATAGTTTTAATGCGGCCGACCAGCGCAGAGATTTTTCTATTGCCACCTACTCCATCAACAATCTGGGGAACAAACTTCCGCTTTTAACCACCAATCAGGACGAAAGATGGACCGTTGGTAAATGGAGCAGAGAATACCAGACCAATGCAACGGCGGAACGTGTTTATACCCACATCAATTGGGTAATCATGCGTTATTCCGATTTGCTTCTAATGCGTGCTGAGGTAGAAAACGAACTAAACGAGGGTCCTAATACTATTGCTTACGACGCCATCAATCAGGTTCGCAAAAGAGCCTTTGGTGCCGACATACAGGGAAGCCGAATTGCGGTTGACTTAAAAACAAAAGGTAGCGGATATACCAATGCAGCCAATGTTTTAATACAAATCACAGGCGGTGGAGGTACCGATGCAGCAGCGGCAGTAATCACCCTTTCGGCCGGAGGGGTAAATACTATTGGAATGCTGCGTTCCGGTGATGGTTATACCACTGTTCCAACTGTAACCATTACCAGTACAGACGGAAAAGGTACCGGAGCAACTGCAACCGCAAGACTCTTGACCAAACCAACCACAACCGAAATGAGTTTGCCAGCCGGTCTGAACAAAGACAATTTCCTGAAAGCCGTTCAACAGGAAAGAGCCTGGGAACTTTCGGGCGAAGGAATGCGAAGAGCCGACTTGATCCGATGGGGAATCTTAGGGGATAAACTGATCGAAACAAGTGCCGCGGTCAAACAAATCCGATCGACTTATTTCTTCCCTGCGATTACTAATTTTGTAGCCGGAAAACATGAATTGTACCCTTATCCGCAAAATGAAACAGACGTGAACAAAAACATCACACGTCAGAATCCAAAATACTAG
- a CDS encoding ROK family protein — protein sequence MVTKNDTQLSKSYAIGIDIGGTSLKCGVVNELGEILFSFIVSLKEARTEKEIIRLMIDAITQCTDQLKEPIVGIGIGFPGLIENDVIIGGGVNLPGFDQLPLGKILKDLTGHHVVIDNDANLMGLAELIYGAAKDSTDAVFLTIGTGIGGAIMINKGLYSGFKNRGGELGHTVIQQNGIACNCGGRGCLETYASVTALIKYYQSQDTAADENIDGKTIIDKYLAGENHAIKTMEHHFDYLAAGIVNFVNIFSPQKVIIGGGISEAGQFYIDELTQRVKTFAIPVAFAHTSIVAADLGNKAGLLGACANAFQKFKDLKYSTT from the coding sequence ATGGTTACCAAAAATGATACACAACTGTCAAAATCCTACGCAATTGGAATCGACATTGGTGGTACTTCACTGAAATGTGGTGTTGTGAATGAACTCGGAGAAATTTTATTTTCGTTTATAGTATCTTTAAAAGAAGCCCGTACCGAAAAAGAAATCATCCGCTTAATGATAGATGCCATCACACAATGTACCGATCAGCTAAAAGAACCCATTGTGGGTATCGGAATTGGCTTTCCGGGTCTGATTGAAAATGATGTGATCATTGGCGGTGGCGTAAACTTACCCGGTTTTGACCAATTGCCCTTGGGTAAAATTCTAAAGGATTTAACCGGACATCATGTTGTAATTGATAATGATGCCAACTTAATGGGACTTGCCGAATTAATTTACGGAGCAGCCAAAGACAGTACCGATGCCGTTTTTCTAACGATTGGTACAGGCATAGGCGGTGCCATTATGATTAATAAAGGCTTGTATAGCGGTTTCAAAAATCGCGGTGGAGAACTGGGCCATACCGTAATTCAACAAAATGGTATCGCCTGTAATTGCGGCGGACGTGGCTGTCTGGAAACCTATGCCTCTGTTACGGCATTAATCAAATACTATCAGTCACAAGATACGGCTGCAGATGAAAATATTGACGGCAAAACCATCATCGATAAATACCTTGCCGGAGAAAATCATGCGATAAAAACCATGGAGCATCATTTTGATTACCTGGCTGCCGGAATTGTTAATTTTGTCAACATCTTTAGTCCGCAAAAAGTAATCATTGGAGGCGGTATCAGCGAAGCAGGTCAGTTTTACATTGATGAACTAACCCAAAGAGTTAAAACCTTTGCTATTCCGGTTGCCTTTGCGCATACCAGCATCGTAGCAGCAGATTTAGGCAACAAAGCCGGATTACTGGGAGCCTGTGCCAATGCTTTTCAAAAATTTAAAGATTTGAAATACAGCACAACATAA
- a CDS encoding sulfatase family protein: MIFQKVIEFVCLLGALAIPFSGNAQTAVRPNILIIMTDQQTADAMSIAGNKDLHTPAMDKLAQNGVRFTKAYCAQPLCSPSRTAIMSGKMPFETGFVGNAPEKDGQWPDDLLMMGKIFQNGGYKTGYVGKWHLPVPTAKKSQHGFEYIENTNFQDYNDAATPSFCARFIKENKNTPFLLVASFLNPHDICEWARDEDLKMDVLEKAPPPAQCPPLPANWKIPDYEPKIVREQQKVSFRTYPTVNWTADQWRQYRWAYNRLVEKVDGYIQMVLASLKKYNIEKNTIIVFTADHGDDYAGHSWNQKQILYEESAKIPFIISKIGEWKPRTDALLVCNGTDIIPTICGFTGVPKPAYLKGIDISKNIANPTEILRDTLVIETDFADNEELLNISGRAVISKDFKYIVYNKGDLKEQLFNLTTDPGEITNLAVNKAYKKQLIALRRYLKEWCKKNGDPFQSGL, from the coding sequence ATGATATTTCAAAAAGTCATAGAATTTGTTTGTTTATTGGGCGCACTGGCTATTCCTTTTTCCGGCAATGCCCAAACCGCCGTACGACCAAATATCCTGATCATCATGACCGATCAGCAAACTGCCGATGCGATGAGTATTGCAGGAAACAAGGACCTCCATACCCCAGCAATGGACAAACTCGCTCAAAACGGAGTCCGTTTTACCAAAGCCTATTGTGCTCAGCCTTTATGTTCCCCTTCGCGTACGGCCATCATGAGCGGGAAAATGCCTTTTGAAACCGGCTTTGTGGGCAACGCTCCTGAAAAAGACGGTCAATGGCCGGACGATTTACTAATGATGGGGAAAATTTTCCAAAACGGAGGATACAAAACCGGTTACGTAGGCAAATGGCACCTTCCGGTTCCCACTGCCAAAAAAAGCCAGCATGGTTTTGAATACATCGAAAACACCAATTTTCAGGATTACAACGATGCGGCGACACCTTCCTTCTGTGCCCGCTTCATTAAAGAAAACAAAAACACTCCTTTTCTTTTGGTCGCTTCTTTTTTAAATCCGCATGACATTTGCGAATGGGCCAGAGACGAAGATTTAAAAATGGATGTATTAGAAAAAGCACCACCGCCAGCTCAGTGTCCACCCTTACCCGCCAACTGGAAAATCCCTGACTATGAACCTAAAATTGTCCGAGAGCAGCAAAAAGTAAGCTTCAGAACCTACCCTACTGTAAACTGGACTGCCGATCAATGGCGTCAATACCGCTGGGCCTACAATCGCTTAGTTGAAAAAGTAGATGGTTACATCCAAATGGTACTCGCTTCTTTGAAAAAATACAATATCGAAAAAAACACCATTATCGTTTTTACGGCCGATCATGGCGACGACTATGCAGGCCATAGCTGGAATCAGAAACAAATACTTTACGAAGAATCTGCTAAAATACCTTTTATCATTTCGAAAATAGGCGAATGGAAACCGCGCACCGATGCTCTTCTGGTTTGTAATGGTACCGACATTATTCCAACCATCTGTGGCTTTACCGGAGTACCCAAACCAGCCTATTTGAAAGGAATTGACATCAGTAAAAATATAGCCAATCCAACCGAAATCCTGCGGGATACTCTGGTTATCGAAACCGATTTTGCCGATAACGAAGAACTTTTAAACATTAGCGGACGCGCTGTAATTTCTAAAGATTTTAAATATATCGTTTACAATAAAGGCGATTTAAAAGAACAGCTTTTCAATCTGACGACAGATCCGGGAGAAATCACCAATCTTGCAGTAAACAAGGCCTATAAAAAACAACTAATTGCCCTGCGTCGCTATTTAAAAGAATGGTGCAAAAAGAACGGAGACCCTTTTCAATCCGGCTTATAA
- a CDS encoding DUF4962 domain-containing protein: MMSQQKICILLLCVLTLQLYSQRPPVIQLTAEKLHGRLREWPYPANGATIHTNAPALLWPGTNGEKKIVLSGDIGDDFAIDPKIHDVVYKVMLASDPDFKQNLITGEEQEWAMYPLHQPLKSGMWYWKYGYRQKNTPNWVWSPSYNFIVNATAANNPVSPAASTVLQRVSGPHPRLWNMNKTGNEFYLKNLSNPEAKKFIAYAEKLMLEPLPEEKPRRYIDTTGKSELQKKINIEAMYHGFGDMVGNPVRNLCIAYQLTKDKRFILDAKRRALNLANMNPDGLATRDDFTGGALLEAIGWFYDTGFEFLSPDEKTFLKSVIKLRGERIYRHLPNRFEININDNHIWQITLRNLAIGAVATVDEMPEANKWLTYIYEVWSARFPILSNTDGGWHEGSGYFKVNFRSFLYLSQLLGDLSGVDYFQLPWMQNLPYFLLYTHPSAASCMAMGDMWEKEPNIAKIDAWFADALTYRINNPFLNTYVATIKKDYPNYFTGTDDLLLYRLLNYKSERNLRESSFNELPKSRWFQDVGMTAMHENLSDSSKNLSSYFFSCPMGSSGHGHASQNAFTINYKGKTIFGGTGYYSNFSDRHNLLDYRSSRAYSTILADSLGQKIGEDGYGWTPRFITGKHLQYVLGDATKAYGPITNEFWLDRFEKINVVPNEANGYGERNITLYRRHYLQLEEGYVVIYDELEAENPVKWTTQFQVPYYTIESQKTVSNKQQNFTVKTDVGLVTTSVFAHNDLKMQVHDQFAETAVNWNKVTGADGKVFEYKNQWHAGITSVSSKKMRFLTLIQIDSKAKDTIKSVVLKNGILRLNFGNWQLSAQLNSDEAPMLDIKNEKLNSAFNYGTSSLKLGKKTYQHQTSGSSMLVEITNNKPTRQEVIDELPDVAKYDFKK, from the coding sequence ATGATGTCACAACAAAAAATATGTATACTATTGCTGTGTGTGCTAACACTTCAACTCTATAGCCAACGGCCGCCGGTCATTCAGCTGACAGCTGAAAAACTGCATGGCAGATTAAGAGAATGGCCTTATCCTGCAAATGGGGCAACGATCCATACAAATGCACCGGCTTTGTTATGGCCGGGAACAAATGGCGAAAAAAAAATTGTACTGTCGGGAGATATTGGAGATGATTTTGCGATCGATCCAAAAATTCACGATGTGGTTTATAAAGTAATGCTCGCTTCTGATCCTGATTTTAAACAAAATTTAATCACTGGCGAAGAGCAGGAATGGGCCATGTATCCACTACATCAGCCTTTGAAATCCGGAATGTGGTACTGGAAATATGGCTATCGTCAGAAAAACACACCAAATTGGGTTTGGTCGCCTTCCTATAACTTTATTGTTAATGCAACAGCCGCAAACAATCCGGTTTCACCAGCAGCCAGTACGGTATTACAGCGTGTTAGTGGTCCGCATCCGAGACTTTGGAATATGAACAAAACAGGTAACGAATTTTACCTGAAAAACCTGTCCAATCCGGAAGCTAAAAAATTTATAGCCTACGCCGAAAAATTAATGCTCGAACCACTTCCTGAAGAAAAACCGAGACGCTACATTGATACAACCGGCAAATCTGAACTTCAGAAAAAAATCAACATTGAAGCCATGTACCATGGTTTTGGAGATATGGTGGGTAATCCTGTACGCAATCTCTGCATTGCTTATCAGTTGACCAAAGACAAAAGATTCATTTTGGATGCCAAACGCAGAGCCCTAAACCTCGCCAACATGAATCCTGACGGTCTGGCTACTCGCGATGATTTTACAGGAGGTGCTTTATTAGAAGCCATTGGATGGTTTTACGATACCGGATTTGAATTTCTAAGTCCGGATGAAAAAACATTCTTAAAATCTGTTATCAAATTACGAGGTGAGCGTATTTACCGTCATCTTCCCAATCGCTTTGAAATCAATATCAACGACAATCACATCTGGCAAATTACGTTGCGAAATCTGGCAATAGGCGCTGTTGCTACAGTCGATGAAATGCCTGAAGCCAATAAATGGCTGACTTATATTTATGAAGTCTGGTCGGCCCGATTCCCTATTTTAAGTAATACTGATGGCGGATGGCATGAAGGCAGCGGCTATTTTAAAGTCAATTTCAGGTCCTTTCTTTATCTGTCGCAATTATTAGGAGATTTGAGTGGTGTCGATTATTTTCAACTTCCCTGGATGCAAAACCTTCCCTATTTTTTGCTTTACACACATCCGTCGGCAGCATCTTGTATGGCTATGGGCGATATGTGGGAAAAGGAGCCTAATATCGCTAAAATAGATGCCTGGTTTGCCGATGCGCTTACGTATCGAATAAACAATCCTTTTTTGAATACTTATGTAGCAACCATTAAAAAAGATTATCCAAACTATTTTACAGGAACAGATGACTTATTGCTTTACCGCTTATTAAATTACAAATCGGAGCGAAACCTGCGGGAATCTTCATTTAACGAACTGCCAAAATCGCGTTGGTTTCAAGATGTTGGGATGACTGCCATGCATGAAAATTTATCGGATTCCTCTAAAAATTTAAGCAGTTATTTTTTTAGCTGTCCTATGGGGTCTTCCGGACATGGCCATGCTTCACAAAATGCTTTTACGATTAACTACAAAGGCAAAACCATATTTGGAGGTACTGGCTATTACAGTAATTTTAGCGATCGTCATAACCTTTTAGACTATCGCAGTTCCAGAGCCTATTCGACCATCCTGGCCGACAGTCTCGGACAGAAAATTGGCGAAGACGGCTATGGCTGGACACCACGCTTCATTACAGGAAAACACCTTCAATATGTGCTTGGTGATGCCACAAAAGCTTACGGCCCTATCACCAATGAATTTTGGCTGGATCGTTTTGAAAAAATTAATGTCGTACCCAATGAAGCAAATGGATATGGAGAACGAAATATTACACTTTATCGCAGACATTATCTGCAATTAGAAGAAGGTTATGTTGTGATTTACGACGAACTGGAAGCTGAAAACCCGGTAAAATGGACTACCCAATTTCAAGTGCCCTATTATACCATCGAATCCCAAAAAACGGTCAGCAATAAACAGCAGAATTTTACCGTAAAAACAGATGTAGGCTTAGTCACTACCAGTGTTTTTGCTCATAATGACCTTAAAATGCAGGTGCATGATCAATTTGCCGAAACAGCCGTAAACTGGAACAAAGTAACTGGGGCAGACGGAAAAGTTTTCGAATATAAAAATCAGTGGCATGCCGGAATAACTTCTGTATCCAGTAAAAAAATGCGCTTTCTGACCCTCATACAAATCGATAGCAAAGCTAAAGACACCATAAAATCCGTAGTATTAAAAAATGGAATCCTTCGGCTGAATTTTGGCAACTGGCAGCTGTCTGCACAATTAAATAGTGATGAAGCCCCGATGCTGGACATTAAAAATGAAAAATTAAACTCGGCCTTTAATTACGGTACTTCTTCCCTTAAACTAGGAAAGAAAACCTATCAGCACCAAACCAGCGGAAGCTCAATGCTTGTTGAAATAACCAATAACAAACCAACCCGACAAGAAGTAATCGACGAGTTACCAGATGTCGCAAAATATGATTTTAAAAAATAA